A single genomic interval of Streptomyces sp. 1222.5 harbors:
- a CDS encoding CsbD family protein yields MSAGEKAKAKTEQAQGKAEQAVGKAVGNDRMAAEGQAKKNTGDAREAKEKAKDAFKH; encoded by the coding sequence ATGAGTGCCGGCGAAAAGGCCAAGGCGAAGACCGAGCAGGCTCAGGGAAAGGCCGAACAGGCTGTCGGAAAGGCCGTCGGGAACGACCGCATGGCCGCCGAGGGCCAGGCCAAGAAGAACACGGGTGACGCCCGCGAAGCCAAGGAAAAGGCCAAGGACGCCTTCAAGCACTGA
- the gvpJ gene encoding gas vesicle protein GvpJ, whose product MTVARQQGSGGGSSGLYDVLELILDRGLVIDAFIRVSVIGIEILTIDIRIVVASIDTYLRFAEACNRLDLESGPRKPAGRTDLTESLTESGARGKTKGALSGAAETVFDAYQQARDEGRARQSERAADRETE is encoded by the coding sequence ATGACCGTGGCACGGCAGCAGGGCAGCGGGGGCGGCTCCAGCGGCCTGTACGACGTACTGGAGCTCATCCTCGATCGCGGGCTCGTCATCGACGCTTTCATACGCGTCTCCGTCATCGGCATCGAGATCCTCACGATCGACATACGGATCGTCGTCGCCAGCATCGACACCTACCTCCGCTTCGCCGAGGCATGCAACCGCCTCGACCTGGAATCCGGACCCCGCAAACCAGCGGGCCGCACCGACCTGACGGAATCGCTGACCGAGTCAGGCGCCCGTGGCAAGACCAAGGGAGCCCTCTCCGGCGCCGCCGAGACCGTCTTCGACGCCTACCAACAGGCACGCGACGAAGGCAGAGCCCGTCAGAGCGAGCGCGCTGCGGACCGGGAAACGGAGTGA
- a CDS encoding SpoIIE family protein phosphatase produces the protein MTGSCGELNPGFGDAVLRDLGAGVFTLDAAGLITYVNPWAERLLVRPAAQMLGRDAHDLLHRSPDGGRVPPERCLLRAPLAGGTDAVEGSEEYFLRGDGVLLPIIWSATPLVLRSGAPSGLVIVFSDFSLHRDAEDRATAHTAALEALTDRLNLLSEVSSVLMSHMDATVAVRELLPLLVPVLGHWAAIDLVDARSGALQRVAVRSPADPRLAGQLTGPLPLPATHQPEIIRGDRPVLLQATDMLDADVPLATTHRILFERLGGHWATAVPIRSRRRYYGVLTVARAEESPPPAEAEMRLLADIGRRLALVLDNKQLYDEQRNVAETMQRQLLAPLPQVDHLRMAARYLPAQRALEIGGDWYDAFLLSDGVMALVIGDVVGHDLQAAVHMAEVRNMLRALAWTHVEPPSMIMQRLDEAVTHTSDAPMATLIFARVEGPEGGPWRLRWVNAGHPPPLLITPDGATRFLSGGHGPLIGMSTTLHLGLTWPDACEDLPAEATVLFYTDGLVESREQPIDAGMARLRHHASLLAKRLDAGTIDDFCDELLRRLSPHGDDTALLALRLPPAGAGARDDHSPAPPPQDPHSPAAPERAAPGSLQEHAPVQDPTRATREARRPPDRPDM, from the coding sequence ATGACCGGTTCGTGCGGCGAGCTGAATCCTGGCTTCGGGGACGCCGTTCTGCGTGACCTGGGTGCCGGTGTCTTCACCCTCGACGCGGCCGGGCTGATCACCTACGTCAATCCATGGGCGGAGCGTCTGCTGGTCCGGCCGGCGGCGCAGATGCTGGGGCGTGACGCGCATGATCTGCTCCACCGCAGCCCGGACGGCGGTCGGGTTCCGCCCGAGCGGTGCCTGCTGCGGGCTCCGCTCGCGGGCGGCACGGATGCGGTCGAAGGAAGCGAGGAGTACTTCCTGCGCGGGGACGGGGTCCTGCTGCCGATCATCTGGTCGGCGACGCCGCTGGTCCTTCGCAGTGGCGCGCCCAGCGGGTTGGTGATCGTCTTCAGTGACTTCAGCTTGCACCGGGACGCCGAAGACCGGGCGACCGCCCATACCGCCGCTCTGGAAGCGCTCACCGACCGGCTGAATCTCCTCTCGGAGGTTTCGTCGGTCCTCATGTCCCACATGGACGCCACCGTCGCCGTGCGCGAGCTGCTTCCCTTGCTGGTACCGGTACTCGGTCACTGGGCCGCTATCGACCTCGTCGACGCGCGATCCGGCGCCCTGCAGCGCGTCGCCGTGCGCAGCCCGGCCGATCCACGCCTCGCCGGGCAACTGACCGGCCCGCTTCCGCTGCCGGCGACGCATCAGCCGGAGATCATCCGCGGCGACCGTCCGGTCCTGTTGCAGGCGACCGACATGCTGGATGCGGACGTGCCGCTCGCGACCACCCACCGGATCTTGTTCGAACGACTCGGCGGCCATTGGGCCACCGCCGTACCCATCCGGTCCCGCCGGCGGTACTACGGCGTCCTGACCGTGGCGCGAGCCGAAGAATCCCCTCCGCCGGCCGAGGCCGAGATGCGGCTGCTCGCCGACATCGGACGCCGTCTCGCGCTGGTGCTGGACAACAAGCAGCTCTACGACGAGCAGCGCAACGTCGCGGAGACCATGCAACGCCAGCTACTCGCCCCACTGCCGCAGGTCGACCACCTGCGCATGGCCGCCCGCTACCTGCCGGCGCAGCGCGCCCTGGAGATCGGCGGCGACTGGTACGACGCCTTCCTGCTCTCCGACGGCGTCATGGCCCTGGTGATCGGCGACGTGGTGGGCCACGATCTGCAGGCCGCGGTCCACATGGCCGAGGTACGGAACATGCTGCGCGCTCTGGCCTGGACCCACGTGGAGCCCCCCAGCATGATCATGCAGCGGCTGGACGAGGCAGTGACCCACACCAGCGACGCACCCATGGCCACGCTGATCTTCGCCCGGGTCGAAGGCCCAGAAGGAGGGCCTTGGCGGCTGCGCTGGGTCAACGCCGGTCACCCTCCGCCGCTGCTGATCACGCCCGACGGAGCGACACGATTCCTCAGCGGCGGCCACGGGCCGCTGATCGGCATGAGCACCACCTTGCACCTGGGCCTGACCTGGCCGGACGCGTGTGAGGACCTACCGGCGGAGGCCACCGTGCTCTTCTACACCGACGGCCTGGTCGAGAGCAGGGAACAGCCCATCGACGCCGGCATGGCCAGACTCCGCCACCACGCCTCCCTCCTGGCCAAGCGACTGGACGCCGGGACCATCGACGACTTCTGCGATGAACTCCTGCGGCGCCTCTCCCCTCACGGCGACGACACAGCCCTGCTGGCCCTGCGCCTCCCACCGGCCGGAGCCGGCGCCCGCGACGACCACAGTCCGGCACCCCCACCGCAAGACCCTCACAGCCCCGCCGCCCCTGAACGGGCCGCTCCCGGTTCACTCCAGGAACACGCTCCCGTCCAGGACCCCACACGAGCGACCCGCGAGGCCCGGCGCCCGCCGGACAGACCCGACATGTAG